A single region of the Triticum dicoccoides isolate Atlit2015 ecotype Zavitan chromosome 2B, WEW_v2.0, whole genome shotgun sequence genome encodes:
- the LOC119363157 gene encoding U-box domain-containing protein 4-like — MDSDASVSPRRRSCYSDSGDSSCSEPFSECGSDDLSFTPAAAAGIHRLLLSCAAEASDGSISELVAELESPSASVDSLRRAAMELRLLAKHNPDNRIRIAASGAVRPLVALLSHADPLLQEHGVTALLNLSICDENKAIMVEAGAIRPLVRALKSAASPAARENAACALLRLSQLDGAAAAAVGRAGAIPLLVSLLETGGARGKKDAATALYALCSGARENRLRAVEAGAVRPLLDLMSDPESGMVDKAAYVLHSLVGFAEGRSATVEEGGIPVLVEMVEVGTSRQKEIATLSLLQICDDNAAYRTMVAREGAIPPLVALSQSSSARPKLKTKAEALIEMLRQPRSASLRATRPAAIVAAE, encoded by the exons ATGGACTCGGACGCCTCCGTCTCCCCGCGGCGGCGGAGCTGCTACAGCGACAGCGGCGACTCCTCCTGCTCCGAGCCCTTCAGCGAGTGCGGCAGCGACGACCTCTCCttcacgcccgccgccgccgcgggcatCCACCGCCTGCTGCTCTCCTGCGCGGCCGAGGCGTCCGACGGCTCCATCTCCGAGCTCGTCGCCGAGCTCGAGTCGCCCTCGGCGTCGGTCGACTCGCTCCGCCGCGCCGCCATGGAGCTGCGGCTGCTCGCCAAGCACAACCCGGACAACCGCATCCGCATCGCGGCCTCCGGGGCGGTGCGGCCGCTCGTCGCGCTGCTGTCGCACGCCGACCCGCTGCTGCAGGAGCACGGGGTCACGGCGCTGCTCAACCTCTCCATCTGCGACGAGAACAAGGCCATCATGGTCGAGGCCGGCGCGATACGGCCGCTCGTGCGCGCGCTCAAGTcggccgcgtcgcccgcggccaggGAGAACGCCGCCTGCGCGCTGCTCCGCCTCTCCCAGCtcgacggcgccgccgccgccgccgtcggccgcGCGGGCGCTATCCCGCTGCTGGTGTCCCTTCTCGAGACCGGCGGCGCGCGCGGGAAGAAGGACGCCGCCACGGCGCTCTACGCGCTCTGCAGCGGCGCGCGCGAGAACCGCCTGCGTGCCGTCGAGGCCGGCGCCGTGCGCCCGCTGCTGGACCTCATGTCGGACCCGGAGTCCGGCATGGTGGACAAGGCCGCCTACGTGCTCCACTCGCTGGTGGGCTTCGCCGAGGGCCGCTCCGCCACCGTGGAGGAGGGCGGCATCCCCGTGCTGGTGGAGATGGTGGAGGTCGGGACCTCGCGGCAGAAGGAGATCGCCACGCTCTCCCTCCTCCAGATCTGCGACGACAACGCAGCGTACCGCACCATGGTTGCCCGCGAGGGCGCCatccctcccctcgtcgccctatcccAGTCCTCCTCCGCCCGCCCCAAGCTGAAAACCAAG GCTGAGGCGCTGATCGAGATGCTACGGCAACCGCGGAGCGCGAGCCTGCGCGCTACTAGGCCGGCGGCGATCGTTGCGGCGGAGTGA